The following DNA comes from Alnus glutinosa chromosome 6, dhAlnGlut1.1, whole genome shotgun sequence.
CTTTGCCTCAGTTCGCCTAAGCCACGTGTCCTTCGCGAAAATATCTGACCCTGAGGGCTGAGGGCCTGTAACCTTTTTGTGTTGGAGATTAAATACCCCGGGTGCAGTAACACGGGGAATTCGGTGGGTGCTCGGAATCTGGAACGTCAATTTCTGAAGATGAGCGGAGATCGGAGAGACATTGGGATTTGTGCCAATGTTGGTCCGACAGACCGAcatatgactttttttttcttttttttgttccgACATAAGACTATTTTGACACATGTGATGTGATGCGGCGAGGCGTGTGCGACAGCGTTGCAGGCGCACGTAGATGTGTTTCTTTTCTCTGCTGGTTTTACGGACTTGTTTAGGAATTATTGAGAGAGTTTGCTACTTTGCTGCATATAggcttttaggaattttttctatatttaaggAAATAAATAAGATTTAAGAAGTCTGCTCTACTGCTATTAAATGGCAAgagaaaatcatatttaacGCATGTTTTTCCAAACACATCGCATGTTTTTTCAAGAATACATTTGAGTAAAGGAAAGTGACGCGtgttgttaaaatatatttattttgaattttcatccGATAAGAATAGGctataaaacttttattttacaGTATCAAATTATAAGTtaacaactcaaaaaaaaaaatagaaattacaacaaaaatactataaacttaaaaacacaaaatccatCCCTTTCTCAGCACTCTCACTCTCTAATGAAACTCCCAACCACGTTTTCACGGCCAATAAGCCGGAATTCGACCGGAATGAAACTCCCGAGCACGTTTTCCCGGCCAATAAGCCAgaatccggccgttttggcTGAGGAAGGGCTAGATCCCAGCCGGTCGGCAAGGATCCAACCGTGCTGGCCAGGAAGGGGCAAGATCCCGGTCGTTCTAGCAGGGAAAGGGCCAGATCTGGCCGTTCTAGCCGGGGAACGACCAGATGCCAGCCAACCGGCTGGGATCCTGCTGGTTTGGAAGGAGAACGAGTCTCCGTGACGTGTCTGGAGGATTGGTCGTCAATGGAATCCAGCAAAGATTTGGCGGTGGCCGTCAGCGGAATCCGGTGGTGGGTGGCTGAACAAGTGGTAGGTTTAAAACTGATTGGGctctttgaaaatgaaaaatattgggtGCTTTTCATGTATAGTATATTTTAGGGGAAATGCTAAACATGAGCCTTTCTTCAGCCTCATGTCCGTCTCTTTCCAGCGTGGCACtgacattttattaaaaaaatgaaatcatttGGAAAGGCGTCGTCGACTCCGTTGGAGATTTGGTCGGCTGGTTTCGAGATCCGATCTGTAGGCACCGGAGCAGAccgttcgagagagagagagcgtcgtcGTCGGCGTCGTCGGCGACGGATTGTCCGGTCTGTGCTGGGTTCGAGAGAGCTAGGCGTCGGAGTCGGATTCGGATTTCCGGTCAGTGGGCCGTGCTACTGGTTTCGAGGGactccgagagagagagagagagagagagagagagagagagagagagagagagccgatTTTCGGTCGGTGAGAGCCGGTGCCGGCCGTGCTCCTTTCCCACGGTTTGGAGGAACACCCCGGAGACCACCACGTCGAAGCTGTTGTCTTCGAAGGGCAGCCTCCTCACGTCGCCTTCGTTGGAGATCCGGTCGGCTGGTTTCGAGAGAGAGCGAGCTGGGCTCAAAGGCGTCGGAGATCCGGTCGGTGGGCGTCGGAGCAGACCgttcgagagagagagcgtcgtcGATGGGCGCCGGTGACGGATTTCCGGTCGGAAGGAGCAAGGGCGTCGGATTCCGACCGCTTCAAATGCGTCGGAGATACGGTCGGTGGGCGCCGAAGCAGAccgttcgagagagagagagcgtcgtcGATGGGCGCCGGTGCCGGGTTTCTGGTCGGGAGGAGCAAGGGAGTCGGATTCCGGTCAGTAGGGGAGAGCACGATGttttgattgcttttttttgttaagaaaaaatgaaaacaaaatgacACGTGGAAAAAAGACTGAAGAGAGACGGATGCGTTGCACATGCGTAGAAGCTCtaatattttagtattttaatgATGTATCAATTTTTTAGTGGATGTTGTAAAACATCATTTTTACAGCCCATTCTTATAGAATGGGCTCTCGTTTATTTTTggagtaatattatttaataaacatgTCATATAGCTAaaatgatgtaattatcattgattttcttttaacaagTATCGATTAAATGGAtatttttatcgctatataATCAAGTTGTATGACAATCGTATAAGAGTATACTAAATAgcactattattatttttaatactaTCTTTGTTCTAATTTAATATCTATAATCCCTATGTCTTaggatttaaatttttttacaaggCCTACAGATTTGACAcaatcctaacacaaaattagtgagttagggtttatgggtCTGACgggtttaattaaatgggtcgagttCGGATTGATCTATACAATTATATACTAATGTCTTGACACGATCCGAACTCGACACGCGACATATGAAGATAACAATGTCTTACACGACTCGCAAACCCAACACAAACCTAACATGAAATTAATGAGTTAAGATTAATAAGCTtttcccatttaattaaattgattgaaTCTATGTTGGTGGATTGTTGGAGGGTCTTTGGTAACCCCGTATTTTTTACAATCCCTATAAAAACACTATTTTCTATAGCAGGGCATTGGCaatgttaattttttacccTCTTTCTGCTAATACTTTGACCAAAATAAAGAAGCAATGTTATAGgcatataacttttaaaaaacactACGGGTGCATTTGGGATTACTATTTCGTacagaaaaagtgcgattttaaaccaaatcgcagaaaatgaaccgtttggaaactgcattttttaaaaattgcgatttgaaaacgcaaaaatatacttattcaaatcgcaagtaatgtggtacttttttgaaaacacagtattttaaaaggctaacctgcgattttaaatgtcaaactgtgattttgccaaacgcttaactgcgtttttaaaaatcacttttttcaaattgcacattttaaaatcgttattttgaaatcgcaaacccaaacagaccctaatAGTATTAGCAATAGACacctaattattttttctaatttggggaatcaaaccatttttttttccctatacaaATACACTCCACAACAATTACCCTTaatcttttcatataccattaaattattattattattagtttactttttatttatttgttttttttttcactgcatctctctctctctctctctctctccctcactgTCTCTCATTTATTTCCGTCAACGTCAACGTCAACGGCAACTTGCCGCTTATATTATTGTTGTAGAGATTGAGGACTTAGAGGTCCTTGAGGAGCGAGAACTTGGAAAGGGAAGATTTCGTTGAAGATATTGTTTGAGAGGTTGAGGAATCGGATAATGGAGAGGGACGAGAGCTCGTCGAGGATGGGCCTAGAGAGCTGGTTGGCGGCGACGAAGAGGTTGGGGAGGAAGTGCAGATGGCCAAGGTTTAACGAGAGTGCGCCGGATAGATTAAACCTGGAGAGGTCGAGGGCTGTCACGTGGCGGCGAGAGGAGTTGCACATGGCGAGTGTCGACTAGTGGTCATCGATTATAGCGGACTTAACTGAGAGCAGCAATATGGTTCGTGTCCATTCTTAAGCTgttgtggagagagagagagatctataAAAAGGACAAGGAAGTagggaaagaaagagaaggaaagaatgATCAAAAGGAAGATGAGATGTGATTCAAAGAACATGTAAaggagagatgagagagagagctttttttaaaaaaaaaaattattattaaaataatgtatttggtagctacagtgctacccaatggtTTAGGGTATTTGGGTTTAGGGTATTTGTAAGGCATCTACTGTCTGAGCTATTTTGTAGTTGTTTtgaaattttccttatatttaagAAAGGGAACCACTTATAAGACATTTACTACTAGTACTCTAAGTACAATATAGATAATTATATAgacatgtaatttttatatacaaTTACGACTTACGATTTATTATGGAATTAAATTTAAGACATGtctgcttttattttacataaacgcGTGTTTACACGTAAAGAGACTCTatgtatttatgtatttatttatttacattgACTTGAACTCCCACACTAAAAATATTAGTTCCACCCCTGAATTTGATTATAATTGATTTATGAGTAGTGTTATATACCACACAAGCATCATACAACTATCTTAGTAGACATTTTATATGGATTTTTAGTAAATTTTCTACTAATCTTTTATGTGTTGCTCCTTCTAATCTTATTGGAACTGCTTTAGTTGGTATCAGGGCCCTATGGGTAGGCTAATTGAGGGAGCAAAAAACGGTTTTTGCTCCCTCAATTCCTTTAATACTTaagattatattttgtttaaGAAGGACCAATCAGATTATGATACGTTAACTTTTGTGAGATATTTGTGAGATGTGTTTGTATTGCATGTAgtgttattttcaatttatataatcttatacatatattttgatatgattcgaaATCTATACGTGAATACAAATTGTTATCTCTGCATACTTTGTCATAACTCGAAATGTTCCATCAACCcttttagggtttgttttgacttacaattttaaaaaagtgaaattttaaaatgtgtgattttaaaaaattgattttcaaaaaTGCAGTTTAGTTTTTAGTAAATATgtagtttgacatttaaaattgtatgttagcttttaaaattctgcgttttaaaaaaaaacactttaatgcatatgatttgaaaaaatcaaatttctatatttttaaatcataaccttttaaaaatacaatttaattttaaattatgaaatCGGAATTCCATATACAATGTTAATGTCTCTCATCACACGCAATTGTGTCAAGCGAAACAGCCCTCGTCAATACGGTCATTGGCTATGTTTGGCAACGTCTTTGACGTGAACAGAGTAGTGGTCcttacttttttacattttccaataacaatcaacatcaaaacatttaaacttttttcatttttcatatcacatcaataattttttattattattcaaataaaaaaattcattacaatataaaatttttttactttttttttatacaaattctttttactttaaaccaaataatcactttttactaattaaaaaattaacatataatTCTGTTCTGTACAACTGTACAAGCATTTGCCAAAGATaccaattattttcaatttctaatttctaaattcaaatttccaatttcaataatttttttttttcttttgtttccacTCATCGTCGCGCCGCAGCTTTATAGAGCGGACGACAAGATACTCGAAGGCAGAGACAGAGCGAGAAAATGGCTCAGTGTATGCCAAGCTTAAACCCTCCCaaaaccctcaaacccaaaatcCCATTCaccaacccctctctctcttcgaTCTCTTCCTTCAAAACAAGACCTAAATTCAAGAAGTTCATGGCAATTTCTGCCTCAGTTATGTCGAGCCAAAGCCAAAACCAAGATCATCCACGACTATCGTTAGACTCACTGATCAATAGCAGTCGCAAAGACGAACTTTTGGACCCAATCAAAAGCTCTTTGTCCCATTGTCTCTCGGAAACCAACCTCCACCTCACAGTCCCTGGCCTCAAATCCAAAACCAGGGGCAAGGTAGAGAGCCTAACCGAGGCAAAGACCAAAACTTTATTGTCCATTGGATGAGAAAATCACTTACtgcactgttttttttttttttttttttaacaggttAGAGATATTTATGACAGCGGGGATTATCTTGTTCTTGTCACGACTGATCGGCAAAGTGCTTTTGACAGAATTCTTGCTTCCATTCCCTTCAAGGGCCAggtatttttctccttttttagTAGATTTTATTTGCTGGTTTTAGTTGGACTAGTTATGGTAAAAGAAATTTGTGGTTAGCAAGTGAATTTAGTAagacaattttcaattttcaggtTCTTAACGAGACGAGTTTATGGTGGTTTGACAGAACCCGACATATAACTTCGAATGCGGTCGTGGCGTCCCCAGATAAAAATGTTACAATTGCAAAGAAATGTTCGGTTTTTCCTGTTGAATTTGTTGGTGAGTTATTACAGGCATATTGATATATGTTTTCCTTTGGCTTGCTTGCTACTTCTACACTTAACAAGgtggcttttttttctttctaaatattattttgtgggGGAAAATGAAAATTGTAGTCACAGATGATAATATAGGTTGGGGATGTTTCTTCCTCACTGTCTAAATTAAGTGATACCAAAAGAGGAGCAACAATGGGCTTTTTAAGTATCAGGAAGTAGCCTTTAGGGTTTTTGGCTCTCTCCTATACTTTTTCGTGTAGGAGggctttgcctttttctttcaataaaattattattaaaaaaaaaggtagttgTTATCCGAAAGCTATTGCTTTTAGACATGGCCAGATAATTTTTATCCATATTTCTTGTTTGGATTTTAAGAGCTTGGTAAAAGGAAGGTGTGGAACTTACcattttgaaaaatgctttttttttttttgttatcatgcattatgaaatttatgtcattcaataaattttttatatatagaactatatatttatatataaaagtcaCATACGcgtattttctttatattcaaGAGGATATAGAACAATATAATGATGAAATAATGAACCTTTTATTGGGGAAACCATATAAAGGTATTGTATTTAATTCTTAATCTTTGTGTTATAAATAATAGTAAGCATAAAATTATGGCATGTAAAAGTCATAATGAGCttctaagagcatctccagcaacaTTATGTAAAATACCTAACCAAAACATGCAATTCTGTACTCTAACTACTGCTTTTTCTATACACTCCAACAGATTCTCTTTTCTATTtgctttaaaatattatttctcactctttttttattatattcttgcCAACACTTATATTTTCGAACATTCATCTTTTCTAACAGTCATATTTTCTAACTAGATTGCTAGAAAGTCACAAAGTCACAAAAACGTAATGCGACAAAGTCACAAAAATGTAATgccatttttattttggtaagtATATAAATACCATTAAAAGCCTAAATGCTCCCctaagtatacaaaaggaaacacctagctagaatgagcaaaaagaacaaggaaaacaCTATAACTAATTGTCAAAGGAGAAACATAAATAACTATCCAAAAatacaaagttttgaagaaaaagaatttaatctcctccaaagtcctctcTCGGTCCTTGAAAGTTTtgtcattcatttccctccataaacaccataaAAGGCATGTAGACACCATTTTCCACGTAGCTACACTCCTTGTATTGCTGGTAGTCCAACAAGTAAACATGTCGACTACATGTCTAGACATAACCCCAGACAAACCAAAACGACTGAAAAAGGTAATCCAAATGACataagccacatcacaatgaagaagaatatgGTCAACTGACTCCCAATTTCCCTTACACATGTAGCATCTGTCCACCACAATGACTTGCTGCTTCCTGAAGTTATTCATGGTAAGGATCTTACTTAGAGCCGCTGACCAAGTGAAAAAGGTCGCCTTCAAGGGGGCCCTAGTTcgccaaatactctttcaaGGGAAGCAATAACCTTCACTACAAACCAAGGAACAATAGAAGGATCTAACCTTAAACAATATTCttttggaggggacccaccacaacttatttttatttccttgtCTCACTCTAGCTGAATATAACACCCTGAAGAATGAGGTAAAGATATTCACATCCCAATCATGAGCTTctctagcaaagctcacgtTCAATTGAATCTGAATAGTCTTTTTAAGGgccatatccccacaccacTGATCATGCTAGAATCTAATtttggagccatctcccacctcaatcTAGTGTGACATGAAATTGCCATTAAAACGTACTCACTTTTAATGCTACAAAGTGACAAAAACGTAAATGCAAACGTAATGTTGAGAATGAAGAATGTGTTTCGGTGATGcagagaaataataaagaacCAAAATGTAATATTGAGAATGAAtacccaaggggttggctcaagtggtgaAGGCCTTGGACTTTGGTGGCATAAGCATCAGGTCTAAGCTTCGAATTCCTATAGGTGCAAACAACTCCTTCGGCCACACTCCTAGTGAAAGCTAGATTGAACCGATCCGGGTGGTGGGGGTGTGTTACACAGGTCTGGGCTTTATCCTTCAGGGGTGGCTACACGAAGTGGCCCTGCCTTAAGGGGGTTTcctgtcataaaaaaaaagaatgaataaaatattcatgCATTTTGTGATAGTAATGTCATTTTCTTTCCTTCGAAGATGAGGCTTCTTGTAGCCATccttttcaatttgtttgttaGTCCATCAACTCTTCAATTGACACTGATATGCTGCTAATTTGTAGTTAGAGGTTATGTGACTGGAAGTACCGACACATCATTATGGACAGTCTACAAGAATGGTGTGCGAAATTACTGTGGCAATGTCCTCCCAGATGGTGAGATTTGAATTTGTATAATGCTATCTTTTTTATCTTATTGTCCCCCACCCTTCTCATGGTTTCTGAACATGTTATAAGGCTTGGTAAAAAACCAAAAGCTTACTGCCAACATACTCACACCTACAACTAAGGCAGCAGATCATGATGTCCCTGTAACCCCAGATGAGGTTTGATCTCTTGAATATCATTTGTCTCTTCTGTTTCTGCTTTAACTAATTTTCTAGTTACAAATTACCCTAGttttgaaaggaaaaggaagaaagacatagagtgaaagaaagaaagagctaTCTGCTGTTAGACACAAAGTAAAATTTGAAAGTCTAAACTCAAAAGCTtgagatttgtgattttttttttaatttttatagtgAACTGTTTTCTAATGtcattctgttaaatatattaataaataggATTCTTACACCTGTTGGAAGTGAAAAACAGGTGGAAAGCACATCTAAGCAATCAAAATGTTCTTATGGCTAATCATTGGCTGTTTTTGTTATTACGGCTATTTTCTGGTATATCTGCAATGCTATGACCTTGGTATCACATCTGTCTTGCAAAGCCTCACTAATATTGTTTAGAATACTCCCTTTGGGTTCATTCTAGTACTTAATAATCAATGATGTTTTCTATTGACAAAAAAATAGTATCTATTTATTATTGGTTTCCTTAATGTCATTCAAACATTTGAAAAAGAACTGCTGAAGCAAGGTCTGCTCAACAGACCTTGGTGGCTCactattttcaaaaatgatTAGAAGAGATGCTTaagatttaatattttaactctTATTGCAGGCAACTTTGAAATATgagggatttttttatttaaatgcttaGGATGTTCTTTTCCGGTTCTATTGAtatgtacatgtatatatatatataatgttgaCATGTTCttacttgtatttttctttctaattaggtgtttcttttgtatactcccagtgtactaaggggtgccttacgctttttaatgagattggtttcttacttatatatatatatatatatatttgtattatttcatattatattatatacatGCACATGCAATACATCTGTATATATTTAAGGGGCAGATCTATAGTGGTGGTTCAAATGCTAGCTTTGTAATTTTGGTTTCTCTAACCAGTTTGGTTAGTTGACTTATGTGATGCCTTTGTCTCACAGATAGTTAAACATGGACTGATGAGTCAAGCTGATTATGATGAAGCAAGTAGGAAAGCGTTAAGCTTATTTGAATATGGACAGGTAATTAGCTTGTGTTGGTTAGCTCTTATTGGTATGTTTTCTTATGGTCAAGATctcattgaaaaattattgttcaTGTCTTGGGGCTGCATTAATCTCGGCATAAACTTTGTCGAATGATATGTTCTATATAGCATGGTTACTTTCTTTTCCTGGGCTGGTTTGTGCGTGTGCGTCCAGATGGAAGGACCATAAAGTATAGCATAATGGAGTAGCTCTGTTATTTCCTGTGGCAAGTAGGCTCCTACCCCACTTCTCTCCTGTACATTCTTGAAGATTAATAATGGTGGACACATCCAATTCAGTATCTAGCATATTTGTTGTGTCAATGAGTGTTTGAATGTGATAGAACTAATGTATTAGGCTGTAAAACCGTGCTCTATAGATGAgctttcattgaatatatataggagtATTACAAGAGATAAACATAAACAAGGACTCCTATACATAATTGATCTAGGACTTCTTTAGCTCTCAAATAACTAGAATACAATTTATCTTAAAACTCTCTCTTCAGATTAGAACTCTATCTTCAGATTAGGACTCCGGATAGGATTAGACCTCTACTCAATAGTCTTTGGATTATGTAGTGCTGCACAAGACTCATAAGTGGATTTGGAGTCTTGAGTTGTAGTTGTTATTGGAGTTGTGTTAATACCCCCCTTCAAGATCAACGGGGGAGATCGCATGTTGAGCTTGTAACAAAAGTGAAGAAACTTGGCAGAAACTAGTGGCTTTGTAAGGACATCTGCAATCTGATCCGAAGTAGGAACAAAACGAACAACTAAAGATTTATCAGCCACACGGTCACGGACAAAAtggaaatcaatttccacatgttTCGTGCGAGCATGAAAAACCGGATTAACCGACATGTAAGTGGctccaatattgtcacaccaaagAGTTGGTGGAGTTGAGTGAGTGATTCCAAGTTCTTTAAGAAGTGCACGAATCCAAAGTAGTTCGGCTGTAGTGTTGGCAACAGCTTTATATTCGGCCTCAGTAGATGATCGTGAAACAGTCGGTTGTTTGTGGGAGctccaagaaattaaattgGAACCTAGATAAACACAATAGGCACCTGTAGAGCGACGATCATCGGGACATCCAGCCCAGTCCGCATCGGAATACGCTTGTAAAGTATTAGAAGAATTGTGATGAAGAAGGAGACCATGAGAAACCGTATGTTTCAAGTATCGAAGAATTCTTTTAACCGTTTGCCAATGAGGTTTGAGAGGCTGATGCATGAATTGGCACACACGGTTGACTGCATAATTGAGATTTggccgagtgagagagagatactgtAAGGATCCAACTGTACTACGGTAGAGTGATGGATCTTCCATTGGATCACCTGTAAAAGCCGAGAGAGCTGATGAAGAAGCCATTGGAGAGGTGATCGGTTTTGCTTCatgcatatttgttttcttcaagaGGTCCATGATATAACGATGTTGTGAAAGTAGAAGACCCGAATTGAGCTTGATCACCTCCACACcgagaaaataatgaagatcgCCCAAGTCTTTTACAGCAAAATCTGGACTAAGAAGCTGTGAAAGTTCGGTAATGGCTGCTGGATCTGACCCAGTGatgatgatgtcatcaacatagataaGAAGATACATAGTAAGAGTCTTGGTgcgataaataaaaagagaagtgtCAGCTTTAGAACCCACAAAACCAAGTTGAAGGAGCTTGTCACTAAGTCTTGAAAACCAGGTTCTTGGAGCCTGTTTGAGGCCATAGATTGCCTTTTGAAGCTTGCAAACATGTTTAGGGAAGGTAGAGTGAACAAAACCTGGTGGTTGCACCATATAAACATCTTCCGAAAGGAGCCTATGGAGAAAAGCATTCTGGATATCAATCTGTTTCATGGACCAGCCAGCAGAATAAGCAAGAGATAGGACTGTCCGGATCGTGGTAGGCTTCACTACTGGGCTGTAGGTTTCTCCATAATCCACCCCGGCTTGTTGATGAAAACCCTTTGCAACAAGACGAGCTTTATGTCTTTCAATAGAACCATCAGCTTTTCTTTTAAGCTTAAACACCCACTTGCATCCCACAATGTTTTGAGAAGGATGAGGAGGAACAAGTGACCAGGTGTGATTTTG
Coding sequences within:
- the LOC133871167 gene encoding phosphoribosylaminoimidazole-succinocarboxamide synthase, chloroplastic; this translates as MAQCMPSLNPPKTLKPKIPFTNPSLSSISSFKTRPKFKKFMAISASVMSSQSQNQDHPRLSLDSLINSSRKDELLDPIKSSLSHCLSETNLHLTVPGLKSKTRGKVRDIYDSGDYLVLVTTDRQSAFDRILASIPFKGQVLNETSLWWFDRTRHITSNAVVASPDKNVTIAKKCSVFPVEFVVRGYVTGSTDTSLWTVYKNGVRNYCGNVLPDGLVKNQKLTANILTPTTKAADHDVPVTPDEIVKHGLMSQADYDEASRKALSLFEYGQRVALEHGLVLVDTKYEFGKGQDGSVLLIDEVHTPDSSRYWIAHSYEERFQNSLEPENVDKEFLRLWFKDHCNPYEDEVLPDAPEDLVCELAWRYIFLYETITSSKFEIPSMEEPIHDRISRNVSQVLSSLQ